Within Claveliimonas bilis, the genomic segment AGGATTTCGTCAAAGTGTTACTTCCATGGTTGCGGCAGTCATTGGTATGATACCGGAAGGTTTATATCTTCTGGCAAGTGTCGCCCTTGCTGTCAGCGCTATGAGACTTGCAGGGCAAAAAGTTCTTCTCCATGATATGAAAAGTATTGAAACTCTGGCCCGGGTGAATGTGCTCTGTGTGGATAAGACCGGAACCATCACAGAAAATACCATGACAGTCAATAAGGCGGAGCCCACACTGGATTACCGGGAAAAAGAAGAAGAATATCCGCCTCTTGAGAAAATGATCGGAGATTTTGCGGCAGCCATGAGTGAAGATAATATCACTATGGCGGCTTTAAAGGAGCATTTTCGCGAGAATACAGGGAAAAAGCCGGTCAGTAAGACGTCCTTTTCCTCGGCGGTAAAATACAGCAGTGTGACCTACAAAGACGGCGCATATGTCCTGGGCGCTCCTGAGATGGTATTAAGGGATGATTACGTACTCTATGAGGCGGAAATTGAGCAGTATACAAAGAAGGGATACAGGGTTCTTGTATTCGGAAAATACGAGGGAGAAATTGACGGAAAGGCTCTGAAAGAAAAGGTAATCCCTCTGGGTTATATCATGCTCTCCAATCCGATCCGGGAAAACGCTCCGGAGACATTTCAATATTTTGCCCAGCAGGGTGTGGATATTAAAGTCATATCCGGAGACAATCCTATGACTGTGTCGGAGGTGGCACAGCAGGCAGGGATCAAAGGAGCAGAAAACTACGTGGATGCGGCTTCTCTTAAGACAGACCATGAAGTGGCAGAAGCAATGGAGAAATATACGGTGTTTGGAAGGGTAACACCCAATCAGAAACGGCAGTTTGTCCAGGTTTTGAAAGAACAGGGCAACACAGTTGCCATGACAGGGGATGGTGTAAACGACATTCTGGCCTTGAAAGATGCGGACTGCAGCATTGCTATGGCCTCCGGAAGCGAAGCGGCTTCACAGGCAGCCCAGGTGGTTCTTCTGGAGTCCGATTTTTCCAAGATGCCTTCCGTAGTGCTGGAAGGGCGAAGAGTCGTAAATAATATCCAGCGCTCTGCCAGTCTCTTTTTGGTAAAAAATATTTTTTCCCTGCTGCTGTCTCTCTTTTCTGCAGTGTTTATGATCACTTATCCATTGGAACCTTCACAGGTTTCTTTGATCAGTATGTTTACCATCGGCGTTCCGGCTTTCTTCCTGGCGCTGGAGCCCAACAAGAGCCGTATAGAAGGACATTTCCTGTCAAATGTATTTTTGAAAGCCCTTCCGGGCGGATTGACAGATGTATTGATCGTGGGAGCGCTGGTGATTTTCGGGCAGACTTTTGAAGTGGGAAGCAGAGATATCTCCACGGCGGCAACCATTCTTCTGGCTATCGTCGGTTTTATGGTGCTTTACAAGATCAGTCAGCCCATGAATCCTATGCGTATGATTGTTTTAATAGGCTGCGGAATTGCCCTGATCTTTTCCAGTATTTATCTGGATGATCTGTTTGCAATGTCGGGTATGTCCACAAAATGTATTATGCTGTTTATTGTATTTTCTATAGCAGCGGAGCCGGTATTCCGGTACTTGAGTTTCGTTGTGGAAGAACTTGGAAAGTTAGGGAAAAAGCTGATTGGAAAGAAAAGTTCCGAAAAAAACGGGTAAGAGAAAAACAGACAAACGGGGAAAGGAATCTTTGCATTCTTTCCCCGTTTGTCTGTCTATGCCGCCTGTAGTGTTTCTGCCGCTTCTTCAATAGCTTCTCTCATCTTGCCAATAAGACGGTCCACATCTTTTCTGGAAGCGATCAGCGGCGGGATCATACGGTTAATGCTGTCTCCGATGGCTGTGATCAATGCCCGGCGGCGGAAAGTTCCCCATTTTACTTCCATGGCAATAGGCAGATCATATTCCACTCCGACCAGAAGCCCGCGGCCTCTCACCTCTTTTACATGAGGCAGGGTTCTGAGCTGGTCCATCAGATAATTGCCAACTTCTTCCGCATTTTCAGACAGGTGATGATCCAGGATTTCGGAGATGGATGCCAGAGCAGAAGCACATGCAATAGGACTTCCGCCATAGGTGGAGCCATGGGTTCCGCTTCCCAGAGCTTCTGCAACTTTCTTCCTGGCGCAGCAGGCTCCGATAGGCATGCCTCCTCCCATTGCTTTTGCCATAGATACTGCATCCGGCATGACTCCGTATCCCATATAAGCCATAGGAGCTCCGGTTCTGCCCCATCCGGTCTGTACTTCATCAAGAAGGAGGAGAAGATGATTGTCATCACACAGCTTTCTTAAGCCTTCCATAAATTCCTGAGTAGCCGGATGTACGCCGCCTTCCCCCTGAACGGGTTCGATCATAATAGCAATGGTATTTTTGGTAATTTTAGAAGCAAAATCTTCCAGATCATTGAATTTTGCATAAACAAATCCGGGAACCATAGAACCGAAACCCTGCTGGATGGTTGTATCCGGCTGTCCGGTTGCTGCCATGGAACCAAAAGTCCGGCCATGGAATCCATGTTCTGCCGTGATGATCTGATACTTTTCAGGCCCAAAATGATCAGTTCCGTATTTCCTTGCCATCTTGATCATGCATTCATTGGCTTCTGTGCCAGAGTTCTGATAAAAAATTTTATCCATTCCGATGGTGTCACAGATTTTCTTTGCCAGCAGAGCCTGCGGGATTGTATAGGGATAATTAAAAGTGTGGAGAATATCATCTGCCTGATCTTTGATGGCAGCCACTACTTTTTCATTTCTGTTTCCGGGGCTGTTTACGGCCACACCTCCGTAGAAATCCAGGTAGGCATTTCCTTTTTCATCATACAGATACATCCCCTCAGCGCTTTCGGCAATGAAATCAAACCTTGGATATGTCTCCACCATATATTTTCTTACGATTGCCTTCAGTTCTTTTCCTGTCAGTCCAGTATCTTTCAGTTTCATATATAACGCCTTCCTTTCTATAAATACAAATAAAAAGAGACCGTACACTTGTACGGCCTCTTTGCCTTGATGATATTAAAGTATATGCTTAAAAATTTTTTCTGTCAAGAATCCCGCTTGTCTTTTTTTCTGTACAATATGAGAAAGAACTGCTGTTCAATAATAAACGGCGAACTTTACAAATTGTCATTTCTGATCTACAGGTCTTGCAGAGCAGATACAATCTCAGAAAAGTGCATACTGTTGGAGGCTTTGACAAGAATATTGTCACCGTCCTGAATAAGATCCTTAAGAAGGGGAATCAGTTCTTCGTTTGAAGCAAACCATCGGGCACAGCGCTTTGGAGCCAGTTCCTGGAAGCCGTCTGTGATGGAGCGGGCCAGATCTCCGACTGCAAATACAGCATCTACGCCGGTCTGTGCCAGATAGGCGCCTACTTCCCGGTGCAGATTGCCGGCGTTTTCACCAAGCTCTCCCATACTTCCTACAATCGCTACCCGTCGGCCGATTCCGAGATTAAGCACATCAATGGCAGCTTTCATAGACACAGGATTCGCATTGTAGCAGTCGTCCAGAATAATGATTTTCTCTGTCTGGATAATATTGTTTCGTCCCGGCAGGAAGGAAAGGTGTTCAATTCCAGCCTTTATTTCTTCGCACGAAAGTCCCATGACATAGCCTACGGCAGCGCCTGCAAGGGCGTTGGATACCATGTGCATGCCGGGAGTTGGAACGGTACAGTCAAATTCTCCTATAGGTGTGTGGATTCTGCAGGACGTTCCCCGAAGCCCCATAGGCACAATGCCGGATGCAGAAACAGAACATCCGGAAGAAGTTCCGTAAAAGATAGGCTGAACTCCTTTTACAGGTCCCAGCTCGGCAAGGAGCGGATCATCGCCGTTGACAATGATGGAACCTCCGTTTTTCATATCCTGGAACATCTGTGTTTTCTCATGCAGGATTCCTTCCTGTGTTTTGAGAAATTCCAGATGAGCCACTCCAATATTGGTGATTACACAGATATCCGGACTTGCCACTGTGGAAAGCTTGCGCATTTCTCCAAAATGATTGATTCCCATTTCCAGAACAGAAACCTCGTGTTCTTCCCGAAGGTCAAAGACAGTAAGGGGAAGTCCCGATTCACTGTTTAAGTTTCCCTGTGTCTTATGCACATTGAATTTCTGTGAAAGCACAGAAGCAATCATTTCTTTTGTACTGGTTTTTCCGACACTGCCGCTGATGCCCACCACTTTAATGTCAAAAGAATCCCGATACAGCTTTGCAATATCAAGAAGAGCCTGGGCTGTAGAATCTACAAGAATATAAGGATCAGAAGTCTCTCCAAGATCTTCTTCAGAAACGGCGCACAGTGCACCCTGTCGGATAACATCAGGAATAAACTTGTGACCGTTGACCCTTTCGCCGTGTATTGCCACAAACAGGCAGTCATCTGCAAGGCGGCGGCTGTCTATGGTAACCATGCTTACCTCCTTTGCAAGGAGGGAAGGATCGCCGTGATAAGTACCGCCACAGGCGTTAGTTATATTTTCTATCGTCAGATTTTTCATGATAATCTCCCTTTTGTTTTTGACAATGAATCAGCTACTGATATCTCGCTTCCAGAGATTTTTGTATGATAAGCTCGCAAAATTCCCCATATTCATATCCTGCTGCTTTTGCTGCTTTGGGAAGAAGGCTTGCGGATGTCATACCCGGAAGAGAGTTTACTTCCAGACAGTAAAATTCCTCCGTTTCTTTATCTACAATAAAATCAGCTCTTGCATATACATCCAGACGCAGAGCCTTGTAGGCTTTTTCGCCGGCTTCCTGGATCATAGCTGTTGTTTTTGCGTCTACAGAAGTGGCAGGACAGATTTCTGACGCACCGCCCTGCTGATATTTGTGCGCATAATCAAAAAATCCGTCTGATGGAACAATTTCTACCAGAGGAAGCGCCTTTCCGTCAAAAATACCACATGCATATTCTCTTCCGTTGATAAAAGGCTCAATTACAACCTCATCCTCTTTCAGGAAAGACTGGCGCATCGCTTCACGGTATTCTTCATCCGTATGCACGATGTGTACGCCAAGGCTGGATCCTCCGGAGCAGGGCTTCACTACAACGGGAAGAGAGAAGCCAAGATCGGAAAGAGGAAGATCTTTTTGGGAGTGGGGTACATGAAGCCCTACCGGAGTAGGAACTCCCTGCATCTGGAAAATTTCTTTGGTAACTCCTTTGTTCATTGATAAAGCACAGCCCAGAGAATTAGGCCCTGTATAGCGGATTCCAAGTGTATCAAAGGTTGCCTGTATTTTCCCGTTTTCGCCAAAGCCGCCGTGAAGAGCCATAAATGTGATGTCCGCCATGCGGCACAGCTCCAGAACATTGGGGCCCAGATAGCTTGCTGAATCACCGGGGCGTGAAGCTTTTAATGCTTCCAGATCAGGTTCGGTTACCTGAATGCAGGAAGCGATCTCAAGTCCGCCGCCCGGGAGAGTAAAGACTTCTTCCAGATTGTCAGGTGCTGTGGGGAGGCCAAGGAAAGCATCCAGAAGATAGGCGTTGTGGCCCCGTTCTCTCAAAGCTTTGCAAATGCTTCCTCCGGAACTTAAAGAAACATCTCTTTCGTTGCTGTAGCCTCCTGCAAGTACAATAATATTCATAAAATTAACACTCCTTAATATTCTAGTCCATACCCATCTGGTCAAGAAGGGATTTTTTTACCTGATATAAGCTTTCAGAAAGGTCAACATATACCTGATGTGGATAGAAAAGACGCTTTGTCTCATCCCACAGTGTTTTCTTTTCCTGTTTGCAGTATTCTGCGATTTCCATAACGGAAGGAGACTGATACACACATTCTCCTTTGCGGAAAACAGGTACTAAAATTTCGCGCATAGTATAAGATCCGCCGGGCAGCTTTGTCTTTTTCCAGGTTTCGATCGGATCAAAGAGAAGAAGATCTTCGCTTGGATCAAAAATTTCATCTGCAAAGCAGATCAGATCAGCGCGGACTTTGCCGGT encodes:
- a CDS encoding UDP-N-acetylmuramoyl-tripeptide--D-alanyl-D-alanine ligase → MKNLTIENITNACGGTYHGDPSLLAKEVSMVTIDSRRLADDCLFVAIHGERVNGHKFIPDVIRQGALCAVSEEDLGETSDPYILVDSTAQALLDIAKLYRDSFDIKVVGISGSVGKTSTKEMIASVLSQKFNVHKTQGNLNSESGLPLTVFDLREEHEVSVLEMGINHFGEMRKLSTVASPDICVITNIGVAHLEFLKTQEGILHEKTQMFQDMKNGGSIIVNGDDPLLAELGPVKGVQPIFYGTSSGCSVSASGIVPMGLRGTSCRIHTPIGEFDCTVPTPGMHMVSNALAGAAVGYVMGLSCEEIKAGIEHLSFLPGRNNIIQTEKIIILDDCYNANPVSMKAAIDVLNLGIGRRVAIVGSMGELGENAGNLHREVGAYLAQTGVDAVFAVGDLARSITDGFQELAPKRCARWFASNEELIPLLKDLIQDGDNILVKASNSMHFSEIVSALQDL
- a CDS encoding cation-translocating P-type ATPase; this encodes MRRRKRQYARETEEIQRERIPTTRYDPDYREGLTENQVQEHRLHGWTNVAVDPPAKTTKEIIHENVFTYFNLIFIVLGILLCLVGSFRNLTFLPVVILNTLIGIVQEVRAKNVLEKMSMLNAPHARVVRDGKISQVNSEDLVIDDIVIFSAGNQICADAVVAAGEVQVNESLLTGESDEITKRKGDHLMSGSFVVSGQCHARLDKVGADSYISRLTIEAKAMDDQEQSEMIRSLNKLVKWVGIIIIPIGLVLFSQSFFFNDEGFRQSVTSMVAAVIGMIPEGLYLLASVALAVSAMRLAGQKVLLHDMKSIETLARVNVLCVDKTGTITENTMTVNKAEPTLDYREKEEEYPPLEKMIGDFAAAMSEDNITMAALKEHFRENTGKKPVSKTSFSSAVKYSSVTYKDGAYVLGAPEMVLRDDYVLYEAEIEQYTKKGYRVLVFGKYEGEIDGKALKEKVIPLGYIMLSNPIRENAPETFQYFAQQGVDIKVISGDNPMTVSEVAQQAGIKGAENYVDAASLKTDHEVAEAMEKYTVFGRVTPNQKRQFVQVLKEQGNTVAMTGDGVNDILALKDADCSIAMASGSEAASQAAQVVLLESDFSKMPSVVLEGRRVVNNIQRSASLFLVKNIFSLLLSLFSAVFMITYPLEPSQVSLISMFTIGVPAFFLALEPNKSRIEGHFLSNVFLKALPGGLTDVLIVGALVIFGQTFEVGSRDISTAATILLAIVGFMVLYKISQPMNPMRMIVLIGCGIALIFSSIYLDDLFAMSGMSTKCIMLFIVFSIAAEPVFRYLSFVVEELGKLGKKLIGKKSSEKNG
- a CDS encoding D-alanine--D-alanine ligase family protein is translated as MNIIVLAGGYSNERDVSLSSGGSICKALRERGHNAYLLDAFLGLPTAPDNLEEVFTLPGGGLEIASCIQVTEPDLEALKASRPGDSASYLGPNVLELCRMADITFMALHGGFGENGKIQATFDTLGIRYTGPNSLGCALSMNKGVTKEIFQMQGVPTPVGLHVPHSQKDLPLSDLGFSLPVVVKPCSGGSSLGVHIVHTDEEYREAMRQSFLKEDEVVIEPFINGREYACGIFDGKALPLVEIVPSDGFFDYAHKYQQGGASEICPATSVDAKTTAMIQEAGEKAYKALRLDVYARADFIVDKETEEFYCLEVNSLPGMTSASLLPKAAKAAGYEYGEFCELIIQKSLEARYQ
- a CDS encoding aspartate aminotransferase family protein, coding for MKLKDTGLTGKELKAIVRKYMVETYPRFDFIAESAEGMYLYDEKGNAYLDFYGGVAVNSPGNRNEKVVAAIKDQADDILHTFNYPYTIPQALLAKKICDTIGMDKIFYQNSGTEANECMIKMARKYGTDHFGPEKYQIITAEHGFHGRTFGSMAATGQPDTTIQQGFGSMVPGFVYAKFNDLEDFASKITKNTIAIMIEPVQGEGGVHPATQEFMEGLRKLCDDNHLLLLLDEVQTGWGRTGAPMAYMGYGVMPDAVSMAKAMGGGMPIGACCARKKVAEALGSGTHGSTYGGSPIACASALASISEILDHHLSENAEEVGNYLMDQLRTLPHVKEVRGRGLLVGVEYDLPIAMEVKWGTFRRRALITAIGDSINRMIPPLIASRKDVDRLIGKMREAIEEAAETLQAA